The following are encoded in a window of Roseimaritima ulvae genomic DNA:
- a CDS encoding FHA domain-containing protein, with amino-acid sequence MLDQQWLIGSAEDCDLLIDAPTVSAHHCRLTRIGKQYFLEDCGSTNGTYCDGQPITAKTAVEPAAAITLGRSFPCPWPDSAGAKQVMFIGRDRENDYWLDRPNVSSLHARFMAGPAGTWVVEDLDSTNGVSVELRGVRHRIRKAVAVQPEQTVFFGSTPVAVTDLIEAASQLKSRPLPGAAADSAASALGGTAAAGSSPTSERAAIAQLSAVTASDAPPFTLHGPRMALWFGVGALLAVGLFVMLSLYGERLKHSLSSQPTGTAQPAPSPTYPGPMATPVGNVPQPSAPQSTVSVPPAAPGATRLPGPAVANGSPSAAQGTEAAQATDAAQATEPFDGLFWVLACDAGGEPAFRLGTACSVDGQHLLTTASVVEALRTLAAQGYPDQQIVHCKTGRQIPIRDIGVHPLFAQWLARSRLLEQQYMQLRDQARAVVQESADGGLSPALEESAAAGVPPAHPQLAEQMKQLAHEELALRDRMLCYDAGWLTVPPEHSLQAPALGPLAPTLARPLQSVRLSLTVIDAEDPYYDPTSDPQMQTIVGRVDRLVRPPDTDIGRMEIKLQASVDGWNVAGAPVLDAKGRVLGLYTQPSVPRDEPASRTDAVRPDGSATADLARSAARPVVARGDVVLAAVLAEVLLAAESSQE; translated from the coding sequence ATGCTCGATCAACAATGGCTTATCGGTTCCGCTGAAGATTGCGACCTGCTGATCGATGCCCCTACGGTTTCGGCACATCATTGCCGCCTGACCCGGATCGGCAAACAGTACTTCCTGGAAGACTGCGGCAGCACCAACGGGACCTATTGCGACGGCCAGCCGATCACCGCCAAGACCGCTGTTGAACCAGCCGCGGCGATCACCCTGGGGCGATCCTTTCCCTGCCCTTGGCCCGATAGTGCGGGCGCCAAACAAGTCATGTTCATCGGTCGCGACCGCGAGAACGATTACTGGCTCGATCGCCCCAACGTCTCAAGCCTGCACGCCAGATTTATGGCGGGGCCTGCAGGCACTTGGGTGGTCGAAGACTTGGACAGCACCAACGGGGTCTCGGTCGAGCTCCGCGGGGTCCGCCACCGGATTCGCAAAGCGGTGGCTGTGCAGCCCGAGCAAACGGTGTTTTTCGGTTCCACGCCCGTGGCCGTTACCGACTTGATCGAGGCGGCCAGCCAGCTAAAGTCTCGGCCGCTGCCCGGCGCGGCTGCGGACAGCGCGGCGTCTGCGTTAGGTGGCACCGCCGCGGCGGGTTCCTCCCCTACGTCCGAACGGGCTGCGATCGCGCAACTTTCCGCGGTGACGGCCTCCGACGCACCCCCCTTCACCTTGCACGGGCCCCGCATGGCCCTGTGGTTTGGCGTCGGCGCCTTGCTGGCCGTGGGCCTGTTCGTGATGCTCAGCCTGTACGGTGAACGCCTGAAACACAGTTTGTCCAGCCAGCCGACGGGCACTGCCCAGCCGGCCCCCAGCCCCACGTACCCTGGTCCCATGGCGACTCCGGTGGGCAACGTTCCCCAGCCATCCGCCCCCCAGTCGACCGTTTCCGTTCCGCCGGCGGCCCCGGGAGCGACGCGGTTACCCGGACCGGCCGTCGCAAACGGTTCGCCCTCTGCGGCCCAGGGAACTGAAGCGGCCCAGGCAACCGACGCGGCGCAGGCAACCGAGCCCTTCGATGGCCTGTTTTGGGTGTTGGCTTGTGACGCCGGCGGCGAGCCGGCTTTTCGCTTGGGCACGGCCTGCTCGGTCGACGGCCAACACCTGCTCACCACCGCTTCGGTCGTGGAAGCCCTGCGGACGCTGGCCGCCCAGGGGTATCCGGACCAGCAAATCGTGCACTGCAAAACGGGCCGGCAGATTCCGATCCGCGACATTGGCGTACACCCATTGTTTGCTCAATGGCTGGCTCGTTCGCGCTTGCTGGAACAGCAATACATGCAACTTCGCGACCAGGCCCGAGCCGTGGTCCAGGAATCCGCCGACGGTGGACTCAGCCCGGCTTTGGAAGAGTCCGCCGCCGCGGGGGTTCCGCCCGCACATCCTCAACTTGCCGAGCAAATGAAACAGCTGGCTCACGAAGAGCTCGCGCTTCGCGACCGCATGCTGTGCTACGACGCCGGTTGGCTGACCGTACCGCCGGAACACTCGCTGCAGGCTCCGGCGCTGGGACCGTTGGCTCCCACGCTGGCTCGGCCCCTGCAATCGGTCCGTTTGTCTCTGACGGTAATCGATGCGGAGGACCCTTATTACGATCCCACCAGCGACCCACAGATGCAAACGATTGTTGGGCGCGTTGATCGCTTGGTCCGTCCGCCTGACACCGATATCGGCCGCATGGAAATCAAACTACAAGCATCTGTTGACGGCTGGAACGTTGCCGGGGCCCCGGTCCTGGATGCCAAGGGACGGGTGTTGGGCTTGTACACCCAGCCCAGCGTGCCGCGGGATGAACCCGCCAGCCGGACCGACGCGGTGCGGCCAGACGGTTCCGCGACGGCGGACCTAGCCCGGTCCGCGGCGCGGCCTGTAGTGGCTCGCGGAGACGTGGTGCTGGCGGCCGTATTGGCCGAAGTCTTACTAGCTGCCGAGTCCTCACAGGAGTAA
- a CDS encoding FHA domain-containing protein: MPACPVCNAALLAAGGICPACGAVNSSRDNAAPVSSSAAAGGAPTAASAPARRTAIEVFPDAPRGRGGRHVRREDEAKETMLEPVPEALRQAATARRTAAAAPQPAASTDERRAPAEGSTTPDPQAAPNAAAAGEVEPLKPDTTPIFRPVRRPPVPRLIAVDDGQLLDGEVWRLRRSRTIIGRAEGDILIAGDPDISGKHIELACVPVEGGMKWRLTDLNSTNGTFVRVNRAPLADGKELILASHRYRFHMPAEPHRDAEDIRATRLFAGNASEPAEHAVWLELLGPNRSQRFDVPETGATIGADASQCELVPARDPFLSPMHARISRVRDRWQIEDVGSVNGTWMRIDRVMLDQDAEFQIGEQRFRFLLSRDDSSGM; this comes from the coding sequence ATGCCCGCCTGCCCTGTCTGCAACGCGGCCCTGCTGGCTGCCGGCGGTATCTGTCCGGCTTGCGGGGCGGTCAATAGCTCTCGCGACAACGCGGCACCTGTATCGTCTTCGGCGGCCGCCGGCGGCGCACCGACCGCGGCCTCAGCGCCCGCTCGGCGAACCGCCATCGAAGTCTTTCCCGATGCGCCACGCGGCCGGGGCGGACGCCACGTTCGCCGCGAGGATGAAGCCAAAGAGACGATGCTGGAACCGGTCCCCGAAGCCTTGCGGCAAGCGGCTACCGCGCGGCGGACGGCGGCAGCTGCCCCCCAGCCTGCGGCGTCCACGGACGAGCGCCGGGCCCCTGCTGAGGGCTCCACGACGCCCGACCCCCAGGCCGCTCCCAACGCCGCGGCGGCTGGCGAAGTTGAACCGCTGAAACCCGATACGACGCCCATTTTCCGTCCCGTCCGCCGCCCCCCGGTGCCGCGGCTGATCGCCGTCGATGACGGGCAACTGCTCGACGGCGAAGTTTGGCGTCTGCGTCGCTCGCGGACCATTATCGGCCGCGCCGAAGGCGATATTTTGATCGCAGGCGACCCGGACATTTCCGGCAAACATATCGAGTTGGCCTGCGTCCCGGTCGAGGGCGGTATGAAGTGGCGGCTGACCGATCTGAACAGCACCAACGGCACCTTCGTACGCGTCAATCGAGCTCCTCTGGCCGACGGTAAAGAATTGATTTTGGCCAGCCATCGCTACCGCTTTCACATGCCCGCCGAACCGCATCGCGATGCGGAAGACATCCGGGCCACGCGGTTATTCGCCGGCAACGCCAGCGAGCCGGCGGAGCACGCGGTGTGGCTGGAACTGTTGGGCCCCAACCGCAGCCAACGCTTTGACGTTCCCGAGACCGGAGCCACCATCGGGGCCGACGCCTCACAGTGCGAACTGGTTCCCGCCCGCGACCCTTTCCTGAGCCCCATGCATGCTCGAATTTCACGCGTGCGCGATCGCTGGCAGATCGAAGACGTGGGCAGCGTCAACGGCACCTGGATGCGGATCGACCGCGTAATGCTGGATCAAGACGCCGAGTTCCAAATCGGTGAGCAACGGTTTCGCTTTTTACTTTCTCGCGACGATAGTTCCGGAATGTAA
- a CDS encoding Glu/Leu/Phe/Val family dehydrogenase has translation MRAFEAVQYYFDQAAEILELPAAVRETLLMAKREVTVQVTIERDNGELATFVGYRVQHNNSRGPMKGGLRYHHEVNLDEVRSLASLMTWKTAVVDLPYGGAKGGIGVNPRELSLREKERLTRAFVDQLRDVVGPDRDIPAPDMGTDFRVMSWFRHQWEKYHGFNPAVITGKPVEEYGAKGREEATGRGVGILTTKLIGRLGKKAEKCRVAIQGFGNVGSHAAKFLHDAQFPIVAVSDVTGTYYNPEGLNIPDILRYILEHPQGQLSGYSNCEHLPSDALLELEEVEILIPAALGGVITAENVDRIRAPIIIEGANGPLFPLADKLLHERGVIVLPDILANAGGVTVSYFEWVQNRQHYRWSLDRVRRELEHTLVDAFEHVWETSQQHDVSLRTAAFIIAIRRVRRAWELAGR, from the coding sequence ATGCGCGCATTTGAGGCTGTCCAGTATTACTTCGACCAGGCCGCCGAGATTCTGGAATTGCCGGCCGCGGTGCGCGAGACCTTGCTGATGGCGAAGCGTGAAGTCACCGTGCAGGTGACGATTGAACGCGACAACGGGGAGCTGGCGACGTTTGTGGGCTACCGCGTGCAACACAACAACAGTCGAGGACCGATGAAGGGCGGCCTGCGGTATCACCACGAGGTGAACCTGGACGAAGTCCGGTCGCTGGCCAGCCTGATGACCTGGAAAACGGCCGTCGTGGACCTGCCCTACGGCGGCGCCAAAGGAGGCATCGGGGTCAATCCGCGAGAGCTGAGTCTGCGTGAAAAAGAACGGCTGACCCGCGCCTTCGTCGACCAACTTCGCGACGTGGTTGGCCCCGACCGCGACATCCCGGCTCCCGACATGGGCACCGACTTTCGCGTGATGTCCTGGTTCCGCCACCAGTGGGAAAAATACCATGGCTTTAACCCCGCAGTGATTACCGGCAAACCGGTCGAAGAATACGGCGCCAAGGGCCGCGAGGAAGCGACCGGTCGGGGCGTCGGCATCCTGACCACCAAGCTGATCGGACGGTTGGGCAAAAAGGCGGAAAAGTGCCGCGTGGCGATTCAAGGGTTCGGCAACGTGGGCTCGCACGCCGCCAAATTCCTGCACGATGCTCAGTTCCCGATCGTAGCCGTCAGCGATGTTACGGGGACTTACTACAACCCCGAAGGGCTTAACATTCCCGACATATTGCGTTACATCCTGGAGCATCCCCAGGGGCAGCTGTCGGGATACAGCAACTGCGAACACCTGCCCAGTGACGCGTTGCTGGAATTGGAAGAAGTGGAAATTTTAATTCCCGCCGCACTGGGTGGCGTGATCACGGCCGAAAACGTCGATCGCATCCGTGCCCCGATAATCATCGAGGGCGCCAACGGCCCGCTGTTTCCCTTGGCCGACAAATTGTTGCACGAACGCGGCGTGATCGTGCTGCCCGACATCCTGGCCAACGCCGGCGGGGTCACGGTCAGTTATTTCGAATGGGTGCAAAACCGCCAGCACTATCGCTGGAGTCTGGATCGGGTGCGGCGTGAGCTGGAGCATACCCTCGTGGACGCCTTCGAACACGTTTGGGAAACCAGTCAACAACACGACGTCTCACTGCGCACCGCCGCCTTCATCATCGCCATCCGCCGCGTACGTCGAGCCTGGGAACTAGCAGGAAGGTGA
- a CDS encoding diacylglycerol kinase catalytic domain-containing protein, with protein sequence MSDSPAKGTSPLERFFAGLNEYIFHGRLGVADVQLVDYLNDLLLRFVRTDAMTRVRRNTGQPITEVVQMMWEAERRVGLARRDVHRHIGDFTLFWSGMFPESLGQRSADQSIDGLISYSHQGKRAYAIAADIEGDETRPDSELLQRLSEQFEMCAYGLREVRREWEQQSDSDGPLLLS encoded by the coding sequence ATGTCTGATTCACCGGCGAAGGGAACTTCGCCACTCGAACGCTTCTTTGCGGGGCTGAACGAGTACATCTTCCACGGCCGTTTGGGGGTCGCGGACGTCCAACTGGTCGACTATCTGAACGACCTGCTGCTGAGATTTGTTCGCACCGACGCGATGACTCGCGTGCGTCGCAACACCGGCCAGCCGATTACCGAAGTCGTGCAGATGATGTGGGAAGCCGAGCGGCGAGTGGGGTTGGCGCGACGCGACGTCCACCGGCACATCGGCGACTTCACCTTGTTTTGGTCGGGCATGTTCCCCGAAAGCCTCGGCCAACGCAGCGCCGACCAATCGATCGATGGCTTGATCAGCTACTCCCATCAAGGGAAACGGGCCTACGCCATCGCAGCCGATATCGAAGGCGATGAAACCCGCCCGGACAGCGAGCTGCTGCAGCGGTTGAGCGAGCAATTTGAGATGTGCGCTTACGGGCTGCGCGAAGTGCGACGCGAATGGGAACAGCAATCCGATTCGGATGGTCCCCTGCTGTTGTCTTAA
- a CDS encoding DNA-3-methyladenine glycosylase, whose translation MSDAPPPNAQLNDNAHTSSAANTPFGASGGASPLGRRLPRTFYQRSPRRVARELLGMALLRRDCDGVWCGGWIVETEAYLARGDAASHSAIGPTARNASMFAQPGTLYVYSIHAKYCLNAVTQQSGTGSAVLIRALQPVWGLDRMQQRRGLNTVDRRLTSGPARTCQALDVTKKNDGLDLVEDANFAIVRPRLPFSFKIITGSRIGISSAVDQRLRFFIDGNLFVSGRRREHSKPAVDRLPCAEPPVQSRISIDSTTPSD comes from the coding sequence GTGTCGGACGCCCCACCTCCCAACGCCCAACTGAACGATAACGCCCACACGTCCTCCGCCGCCAATACGCCCTTTGGCGCCAGCGGTGGTGCGAGCCCGCTGGGGCGGCGATTGCCGCGGACGTTTTATCAGCGCTCGCCGCGACGGGTGGCTCGCGAACTGTTGGGCATGGCGTTGTTGCGGCGCGACTGCGACGGCGTGTGGTGTGGCGGATGGATCGTGGAAACTGAAGCCTATCTGGCGCGTGGCGATGCGGCCAGCCATAGCGCGATCGGCCCCACGGCTCGCAACGCGTCGATGTTTGCCCAGCCCGGCACATTGTACGTGTATAGCATCCATGCCAAGTACTGTTTGAACGCGGTCACGCAACAGAGCGGTACCGGCAGTGCGGTGTTGATCCGCGCACTGCAACCCGTATGGGGGCTGGATCGGATGCAACAGCGGCGGGGGCTGAACACGGTGGACCGGCGGCTGACCTCCGGCCCCGCGCGGACCTGTCAGGCATTGGACGTAACCAAGAAAAACGACGGCCTGGATTTAGTGGAGGACGCCAATTTCGCCATTGTCCGACCGCGACTGCCGTTCTCGTTTAAAATAATAACGGGCTCACGCATCGGCATATCTTCGGCGGTCGACCAGCGTCTGCGTTTTTTCATTGACGGCAACCTGTTTGTCAGTGGCCGCCGACGCGAGCATTCCAAACCAGCGGTTGATCGTTTGCCGTGCGCCGAGCCTCCGGTGCAATCACGGATTTCTATTGACTCCACAACCCCATCGGACTAG
- a CDS encoding amidohydrolase family protein: MSSTQSLSGTFAARWIVPVSAPPIHGGWLRVEQDRIVALETTATPRDCIDLGDVALLPGLVNAHTHLEFSDLTQPLGTPGNRLPDWIASVVRHRREHEVHDVAELQRRRGEAIRSGCAQSLDAGVRLLGEIATLPWIDELPDPRLQVVAFAETLGLSPHRAAQTLAAATDWMKIPIPGVEFALSPHAPYSTRPQLLEDCVQFASQQRLSVAMHVAESREELELLQTGCGPFRDILVELGAWQEGLFPLHGGLDSTLQQLVAAPRGLIIHGNYLDAAQINLLSQHPHLSVVFCPRTHAFFQHDPYPLQALLAAGVRVALGTDSRSSNPDLCLWKELLQVVHTIPQVAPATVLRMATLAGAEALGRHDHGRIAVGARPGLLTVPTTAATAAKLWQAIVDCPQPDVLCVQG, from the coding sequence GTGAGCTCCACCCAGTCCCTCAGCGGAACCTTCGCCGCACGTTGGATCGTACCCGTATCGGCGCCGCCGATCCATGGCGGCTGGCTGCGAGTCGAACAGGATCGGATCGTGGCTTTGGAAACCACCGCGACGCCGCGCGACTGTATCGACCTGGGCGACGTCGCCCTGCTGCCCGGCCTGGTCAACGCGCACACGCATCTCGAATTTTCGGATCTGACGCAGCCACTTGGGACGCCCGGCAACCGTTTGCCAGATTGGATCGCCAGTGTGGTTCGCCATCGTCGCGAGCACGAAGTCCACGACGTCGCGGAGCTACAGCGACGGCGGGGCGAAGCGATACGCAGCGGTTGCGCACAGTCGCTCGACGCCGGCGTGCGATTGCTGGGCGAGATCGCCACGTTGCCCTGGATCGACGAGCTGCCCGATCCACGTTTGCAGGTGGTCGCCTTTGCCGAAACCTTGGGCCTTTCCCCGCACCGCGCCGCCCAAACCTTGGCGGCCGCAACCGACTGGATGAAGATTCCTATCCCCGGCGTCGAATTCGCTCTCAGCCCCCACGCCCCTTATTCCACCCGCCCGCAACTGCTTGAGGACTGTGTGCAATTCGCTTCGCAGCAGCGATTGAGTGTCGCTATGCATGTGGCCGAGAGCCGCGAAGAACTGGAACTACTGCAGACCGGTTGCGGTCCGTTTCGCGATATCCTGGTCGAACTGGGAGCATGGCAGGAGGGCTTGTTCCCCCTCCACGGTGGCCTCGACAGCACGCTGCAGCAATTGGTCGCCGCCCCACGAGGACTGATCATCCACGGCAATTATTTGGACGCTGCTCAAATCAACCTGCTGTCGCAGCATCCGCATCTAAGCGTCGTGTTTTGCCCGCGTACGCACGCCTTCTTTCAGCACGATCCCTATCCGCTGCAGGCCCTGTTGGCAGCCGGCGTTCGCGTGGCCTTGGGAACCGACTCGCGGAGCAGTAACCCGGACCTGTGCTTGTGGAAAGAACTGCTGCAAGTCGTGCACACGATCCCCCAAGTCGCGCCCGCGACCGTGCTGCGGATGGCCACCCTGGCCGGTGCCGAAGCGCTCGGGCGGCACGACCATGGCAGGATCGCCGTGGGCGCTCGTCCCGGTTTGCTCACCGTTCCCACGACGGCCGCCACGGCCGCAAAGTTATGGCAGGCGATCGTCGACTGCCCGCAACCCGACGTGCTGTGCGTCCAAGGATAG
- a CDS encoding SGNH/GDSL hydrolase family protein produces MQPASRRDVLKQSLMLSAAAAALPASGLSAAPAETDKPRLGTNNVILFQGDSITDAGRDRRRGEPNDARALGRGYPLMLAGAFLADYPELDLKVYNRGISGNKVPDLDARWEPDCVELKPDVLSILIGINDLWHKLNGRYDGTVESYQSGYRALLERTSKALPKTRIVICEPFVLRTGAVNDKWFPEFEQRRAVAEKLAGEFKLAYVPFQSMFDDAVKSAPPSYWAGDGVHPTVAGHALMAKTWRDVVGL; encoded by the coding sequence ATGCAGCCAGCCAGCCGACGTGACGTTTTGAAACAATCCCTGATGTTGTCCGCCGCCGCGGCCGCGTTGCCGGCCAGCGGGCTGTCTGCGGCACCCGCCGAAACGGACAAGCCGCGACTGGGGACAAACAACGTGATTCTGTTTCAAGGCGATTCGATCACCGATGCCGGTCGCGACCGCCGCCGGGGCGAACCCAACGATGCTCGCGCCCTGGGACGCGGCTATCCGCTGATGCTGGCCGGAGCGTTTTTGGCCGACTATCCTGAATTGGACCTGAAAGTCTACAACCGCGGGATCAGCGGCAATAAAGTGCCCGATCTGGACGCCCGTTGGGAGCCCGATTGTGTGGAGCTGAAGCCGGATGTGTTGAGCATCCTGATCGGCATCAACGATCTTTGGCACAAATTAAACGGCCGCTACGACGGGACAGTCGAATCGTACCAGAGCGGTTATCGGGCGCTGCTGGAACGGACCAGCAAAGCATTGCCGAAAACGCGAATCGTGATCTGTGAACCCTTTGTGCTGCGGACCGGCGCGGTGAACGACAAATGGTTCCCGGAATTCGAACAACGCCGAGCGGTCGCCGAGAAGTTGGCCGGTGAATTCAAATTGGCCTACGTGCCGTTTCAGTCGATGTTCGACGATGCGGTCAAGTCCGCGCCGCCCAGCTACTGGGCCGGCGATGGCGTCCACCCCACCGTGGCCGGCCACGCCCTGATGGCGAAAACCTGGCGAGATGTCGTCGGACTGTAG
- a CDS encoding SulP family inorganic anion transporter encodes MLNFFRQQSGSIKNDVLSGVTVALALVPEAIAFAFVAGVSPLIGLYSAFFIGLITAVLGGRPGMISGATGAMAVVVVSLVAMHGVEYLFPTVILCGVLQILIGIGRLGKLIRMVPHPVMLGFVNGLAIVIGMSQLGSFKTLGPMGDLQFLGGTPLFLMLALVLATMAIIWLLPKLTQAVPASLVAILSVTLVAVAINSSVESDGSGHVVANVGDMLRTNSQAKQIAMLRSEHTASFESQVSLVSNSTSEDAASASDDASPVVGPIPPLDPAVIQEVLDEEPSTASGISGGLPMPFFLQYDNLAPMNWDTLKIIFPFAIVLCGVGLIESLMTLTLIDEITETRGQGNRECIGQGTANLVCGLFGGMGGCAMIGQSLINVNSGGRGRLSGITASVCLLMFVLFLAKYIEQIPMAALVGVMFMVVIGTFEWASLKMVRRMPRSDVFVMVLVAGYTVVMHDLASAVILGVIVSALVFAWQHATHMGADIKYNEFGSKIYQVHGPLFFASVSSFKDMFDVNEDPEDVVVDFYYSRVYDQSGLEAISTLAEKYQASGKRLHLTHLSPECRTLLDKAGDLVEINVSEDPQYHVATDRLA; translated from the coding sequence ATGCTCAATTTCTTTCGTCAACAATCAGGTTCAATCAAGAACGATGTCCTTTCGGGCGTCACGGTTGCATTGGCTCTGGTCCCCGAAGCGATTGCGTTTGCTTTTGTCGCCGGGGTGTCGCCGCTGATCGGCTTGTACTCGGCCTTTTTCATCGGCTTGATCACGGCCGTGCTGGGTGGCCGTCCGGGGATGATATCGGGAGCCACCGGAGCGATGGCCGTGGTGGTGGTGTCGCTGGTTGCCATGCATGGCGTGGAATACCTGTTCCCCACCGTGATCCTCTGTGGCGTTCTGCAAATTTTGATTGGGATCGGCCGATTGGGGAAATTGATTCGGATGGTTCCCCACCCAGTGATGTTGGGGTTCGTCAACGGCTTGGCGATCGTGATCGGGATGTCCCAGTTGGGAAGTTTCAAAACGCTGGGTCCGATGGGCGACTTGCAATTTTTGGGGGGCACGCCCCTGTTCTTGATGTTGGCGTTGGTGCTGGCGACGATGGCGATCATCTGGTTGCTGCCCAAACTGACTCAGGCCGTGCCGGCATCGCTGGTGGCCATTTTGAGCGTCACGCTGGTGGCCGTCGCCATCAACAGTAGTGTCGAAAGCGATGGCAGCGGGCATGTGGTAGCCAACGTGGGCGACATGCTGCGAACCAACAGTCAAGCCAAACAGATCGCGATGCTCCGCAGCGAGCACACCGCATCCTTTGAATCGCAAGTATCGCTGGTCAGCAATTCCACCAGCGAGGATGCTGCTTCCGCCAGCGACGATGCCAGTCCGGTGGTGGGGCCGATTCCACCGCTCGATCCCGCGGTGATCCAGGAAGTGTTGGACGAAGAACCGTCGACCGCATCCGGGATCAGTGGCGGTCTGCCGATGCCGTTTTTCTTGCAATACGACAACCTGGCCCCCATGAACTGGGACACTTTGAAAATCATCTTTCCCTTTGCCATCGTATTGTGTGGCGTGGGGCTGATCGAATCGCTGATGACGTTGACCTTGATCGACGAGATCACCGAAACCCGAGGTCAAGGCAACCGCGAATGTATTGGCCAGGGGACCGCCAACTTGGTTTGCGGCCTGTTTGGCGGGATGGGGGGCTGTGCGATGATTGGCCAGTCATTGATCAACGTCAATTCGGGCGGCCGTGGCCGGCTGTCGGGAATCACCGCATCGGTGTGTCTGCTGATGTTTGTGCTGTTCCTGGCCAAGTACATCGAACAGATCCCCATGGCGGCTCTGGTCGGCGTGATGTTTATGGTGGTCATCGGCACGTTTGAGTGGGCGTCGCTGAAAATGGTTCGCCGAATGCCCCGCAGCGACGTGTTTGTGATGGTGTTGGTCGCCGGCTACACCGTGGTAATGCACGACTTGGCCTCGGCGGTCATTCTAGGCGTGATCGTTTCGGCACTGGTGTTTGCTTGGCAACACGCCACGCATATGGGAGCCGACATCAAGTACAACGAGTTCGGCAGCAAGATTTACCAGGTCCATGGTCCGTTGTTCTTCGCTTCGGTGTCCAGCTTTAAAGACATGTTCGATGTCAACGAAGACCCCGAAGACGTGGTGGTCGACTTCTACTACAGCCGCGTTTATGACCAAAGCGGCTTGGAAGCGATCAGCACGCTGGCCGAGAAATATCAAGCCAGCGGCAAACGTTTGCACCTGACGCACCTGAGCCCCGAGTGCCGCACGCTGCTAGACAAGGCCGGCGACTTGGTGGAGATCAATGTTTCGGAAGATCCCCAGTACCACGTCGCCACCGACCGCCTAGCGTAG
- a CDS encoding protein kinase domain-containing protein has product MNSPDEPPDDVGRPPDDANGANNPDPDAGETPLDKTPRRAPPPPTTDLGSTIELDELEDDMPDLDNPRYGLCQELQRGGMGIIFVADDRQLPREVAVKVLRKEFRDAPQAIRRFANEARVMGFLSHPGVPPIYECGVCADGRPYHVMKLILGATLADMLHFGHPSSSELLSIFADICQTMAFAHSRGLMHLDLKPGNVMVGAFGEVHVTDWGLARFEDQSQESFRNWFDGKAIRKTDSEVQGTLQYMSPEQARGDLLDTRADVFGLGAILCEILTGQAPYRGDNLQQIYSHAIRGSMGDTLEGLEESDTDRALVRLAKRCLSRKPRDRPESAEEVAKELMSYQATALQRIESDMNRFFDLSLDLFCIADFQGFFRRINSNFSRVLGFTNEELMAQPFIHFVHPDDRHRTVTQMSVLGKGQPVVRFRNRYRTADGKYIVLEWTSKAIQDESLIFAVARDVTASI; this is encoded by the coding sequence ATGAACAGTCCTGACGAGCCACCGGACGATGTTGGCCGGCCACCGGACGATGCTAACGGAGCCAACAACCCTGATCCGGATGCGGGTGAAACACCGCTCGATAAGACACCGAGAAGGGCACCGCCGCCGCCGACCACGGACCTCGGTTCCACGATCGAGTTGGACGAGTTGGAAGACGACATGCCGGATCTGGACAACCCCCGGTACGGGCTCTGTCAGGAACTACAACGAGGCGGGATGGGGATCATTTTTGTCGCCGATGATCGACAGTTGCCCCGCGAAGTCGCCGTCAAAGTTTTACGGAAGGAATTTCGCGATGCCCCTCAAGCCATCCGGCGATTCGCCAATGAAGCTCGGGTGATGGGGTTTCTCTCGCATCCGGGTGTGCCCCCAATCTATGAGTGCGGAGTCTGTGCCGATGGGCGGCCCTACCATGTGATGAAGTTGATCTTGGGAGCGACCTTGGCGGACATGCTGCACTTCGGGCATCCCAGTTCGTCCGAGCTGCTGAGCATTTTCGCCGATATCTGTCAGACCATGGCCTTTGCCCATTCCCGCGGTTTGATGCATCTTGATTTGAAACCGGGGAACGTGATGGTGGGCGCGTTTGGCGAGGTTCACGTGACGGACTGGGGGCTGGCTCGGTTTGAAGATCAAAGCCAAGAAAGTTTCCGCAATTGGTTTGACGGCAAAGCGATTCGCAAAACCGATTCCGAAGTTCAGGGGACGCTGCAGTACATGTCGCCCGAACAAGCTCGCGGCGATCTGCTGGACACCCGCGCCGATGTGTTTGGCCTGGGCGCAATTCTCTGCGAAATCCTGACCGGACAGGCTCCCTACCGAGGCGACAATTTGCAGCAGATCTATTCCCATGCCATCCGCGGTTCGATGGGTGATACCCTGGAAGGGCTGGAAGAGTCCGACACCGATCGGGCGCTGGTGCGGTTGGCCAAACGCTGCCTGTCGCGAAAGCCTCGTGACCGTCCAGAATCGGCGGAAGAGGTTGCCAAGGAATTAATGAGTTACCAAGCGACCGCGTTACAGCGGATCGAAAGCGACATGAACCGCTTCTTTGATCTATCGCTGGACCTGTTTTGCATCGCCGACTTTCAGGGCTTTTTCCGCCGCATCAATTCGAATTTTTCCAGGGTCTTGGGGTTTACCAATGAAGAGCTGATGGCTCAGCCCTTTATCCATTTTGTGCACCCCGACGACCGGCATCGCACGGTTACCCAGATGAGCGTACTGGGGAAAGGACAACCGGTCGTCCGCTTTCGCAATCGCTACCGCACGGCCGACGGCAAATACATCGTTTTGGAGTGGACCTCCAAAGCGATTCAAGACGAAAGCCTGATTTTTGCCGTCGCCCGTGATGTGACCGCGTCGATCTAG